A section of the Lutra lutra chromosome 3, mLutLut1.2, whole genome shotgun sequence genome encodes:
- the SF3B1 gene encoding splicing factor 3B subunit 1 isoform X4, with product MTLNFSAKEVTVKDCLHKLSTATAEADAKEDFSVAPVHFPVAALSRVTRRSARPLGACAESIPQLFFSVAAAASGSPWERQFRLCVRVDKMAKIAKTHEDIEAQIREIQGKKAALDEAQGVGLDSTGYYDQEIYGGSDSRFAGYVTSIAATELEDDDDDYSSSTSLLGQKKPGYHAPVALLNDIPQSTEQYDPFAEHRPPKIADREDEYKKHRRTMIISPERLDPFADGFYSAA from the exons atgacctTGAATTTCAGCGCGAAGGAGGTGACTGTTAAGGACTGTTTGCACAAACTCTCCACCGCAACAGCTGAGGCAGATGCTAAGGAAGACTTTTCTGTGGCGCCAGTGCACTTCCCG GTGGCGGCTCTGTCACGTGTCACCCGACGGAGCGCGCGCCCGCTTGGCGCATGCGCAGAGAGCATTCCCCAGCTATTTTTCTCCGTGGCAGCGGCGGCGAGCGGAAGTCCTTGGGAGCGCCAGTTCCGTCTGTGTGTTCGAGTGGACAAAATGGCGAAGATTGCCAAGACTCACGAAG ATATTGAAGCACAGATTCGAGAAATTCAAGGCAAGAAGGCGGCTCTTGATGAAGCTCAAGGAGTGGGCCTTGATTCTACAGGTTATTATGACCAGGAAATTTATGGTGGAAGTGACAGCCGATTTGCTGGATATGTGACATCAATTGCTGCAACTGAACTTGAAGAT GATGACGATGACTACTCATCATCTACAAGTTTGCTTGGTCAGAAGAAGCCGGGATATCATGCCCCTGTGGCATTGCTTAATGATATACCACAATCAACAGAACAG TATGATCCATTCGCCGAGCACCGACCTCCAAAGATTGCTGACCGGGAGGATGAATACAAAAAGCACAGGAGGACCATGATAATATCCCCAGAGCGTCTTGATCCTTTTGCAGATG GCTTCTATTCTGCTGCTTGA
- the SF3B1 gene encoding splicing factor 3B subunit 1 isoform X3, whose product MNARTYMDVMREQHLTKEEREIRQQLAEKAKAGELKVVNGAAASQPPSKRKRRWDQTADQTPGATPKKLSSWDQAETPGHTPSLRWDETPGRAKGSETPGATPGSKIWDPTPSHTPAGAATPGRGDTPGHATPGHGGATSSARKNRWDETPKTERDTPGHGSGWAETPRTDRGGDSIGETPTPGASKRKSRWDETPASQMGGSTPVLTPGKTPIGTPAMNMATPTPGHIMSMTPEQLQAWRWEREIDERNRPLSDEELDAMFPEGYKVLPPPAGYVPIRTPARKLTATPTPLGGMTGFHMQTEDRTMKSVNDQPSGNLPFLKPDDIQYFDKLLVDVDESTLSPEEQKERKIMKLLLKIKNGTPPMRKAALRQITDKAREFGAGPLFNQILPLLMSPTLEDQERHLLVKVIDRILYKLDDLVRPYVHKILVVIEPLLIDEDYYARVEGREIISNLAKAAGLATMISTMRPDIDNMDEYVRNTTARAFAVVASALGIPSLLPFLKAVCKSKKSWQARHTGIKIVQQIAILMGCAILPHLRSLVEIIEHGLVDEQQKVRTISALAIAALAEAATPYGIESFDSVLKPLWKGIRQHRGKGLAAFLKAIGYLIPLMDAEYANYYTREVMLILIREFQSPDEEMKKIVLKVVKQCCGTDGVEANYIKTEILPPFFKHFWQHRMALDRRNYRQLVDTTVELANKVGAAEIISRIVDDLKDEAEQYRKMVMETIEKIMGNLGAADIDHKLEEQLIDGILYAFQEQTTEDSVMLNGFGTVVNALGKRVKPYLPQICGTVLWRLNNKSAKVRQQAADLISRTAVVMKTCQEEKLMGHLGVVLYEYLGEEYPEVLGSILGALKAIVNVIGMHKMTPPIKDLLPRLTPILKNRHEKVQENCIDLVGRIADRGAEYVSAREWMRICFELLELLKAHKKAIRRATVNTFGYIAKAIGPHDVLATLLNNLKVQERQNRVCTTVAIAIVAETCSPFTVLPALMNEYRVPELNVQNGVLKSLSFLFEYIGEMGKDYIYAVTPLLEDALMDRDLVHRQTASAVVQHMSLGVYGFGCEDSLNHLLNYVWPNVFETSPHVIQAVMGALEGLRVAIGPCRMLQYCLQGLFHPARKVRDVYWKIYNSIYIGSQDALIAHYPRIYNDDKNTYIRYELDYIL is encoded by the exons ATGAACGCTAGGACTTACATGGATGTAATGCGAGAACAGCATTTAACTAAAGAAGAG agagaaattaGGCAGCAGCTAGCAGAAAAAGCTAAAGCTGGAGAACTAAAAGTTGTCAATGGAGCAGCAGCATCCCAACCTCCCTCAAAACGAAAACGGCGTTGGGATCAAACAGCCGATCAGACTCCTGGTGCCACTCCCAAAAAGTTGTCAAGTTGGGATCAAGCAGAg ACCCCTGGACATACCCCTTCCTTAAGATGGGATGAGACACCAGGTCGTGCAAAGGGAAGTGAGACTCCTGGAGCAACCCCTGGCTCAAAAATATGGGACCCTACCCCTAGTCACACACCAGCGGGAGCTGCTACTCCGGGACGTGGGGACACACCTGGCCATGCGACACCAGGCCATGGAGGCGCAACTTCCAGTGCTCGTAAAAACAGATGGGATGAGACCCCCAAAACAGAAAGAG atactccTGGACATGGTAGCGGATGGGCTGAGACGCCTCGAACAGATCGAGGTGGAGATTCAATTGGTGAAACACCAACTCCTGGAGCCAGTAAAAGAAAGTCACGTTGGGATGAAACACCAGCCAGTCAGATGGGTGGAAGTACTCCTGTTCTGACCCCTGGAAAGACACCAATTGGCACACCAGCCATGAACATGGCTACCCCTACTCCAG GTCACATAATGAGTATGACTCCTGAACAGCTTCAGGCTTGGCGGTGGGAAAGAGAAATTGATGAGAGAAATCGCCCACTTTCTGATGAAGAATTAGATGCTATGTTTCCAGAAGGATACAAG GTACTTCCCCCTCCAGCTGGTTATGTTCCTATTCGAACTCCAGCTCGAAAGCTGACAGCAACTCCAACACCTTTGGGTGGCATGACTGGTTTCCACATGCAAACTGAAGATAGGACAATGAAAAGTGTTAATGACCAACCATCTGgaaatcttccatttttaaaacccGATGATATTCAGTACTTTGATAAACTTTTG GTTGATGTTGATGAATCAACACTTAGTCCAGAagagcaaaaagagagaaaaataatgaaactgcttttaaaaattaagaatggaaCACCTCCAATGAGAAAG gCTGCATTGCGTCAGATTACTGATAAAGCTCGTGAATTTGGAGCTGGTCCTTTGTTTAATCAGATTCTTCCTCTCCTGATGTCTCCTACACTTGAGGATCAAGAGCGTCATTTACTTGTGAAAGTTATTGATCGAATATTATACAAACTTGATGACTTAGTTCGACCATATGTGCACAAG atCCTTGTGGTCATTGAACCATTGTTGATTGATGAAGATTACTATGCCAGAGTGGAAGGTCGAGAGATTATTTCTAATTTGGCAAAG GCTGCTGGTCTGGCTACTATGATCTCTACCATGAGACCTGATATTGATAACATGGATGAGTATGTCCGTAACACAACAGCTAGAGCTTTTGCTGTTGtagcctctgccctgggcattCCTTCATTGTTGCCCTTCTTAAAAGCTGTGTGTAAAAGCAAGAAGTCCTGGCAAGCGAGACACACTGGTATTAAGATTGTACAGCAGATTGCTATTCTTATGGGCTGTGCCATCTTGCCACATCTCAGAAGTCTAGTCGAAATCATCGAGCATG GTCTTGTGGATGAGCAACAGAAAGTTCGGACAATTAGTGCTTTGGCCATTGCTGCCCTGGCTGAAGCCGCAACTCCGTATGGTATTGAGTCTTTTGATTctgtgttaaagcctctgtggAAGGGTATCCGCCAACACAGAGGAAAG ggtCTGGCTGCTTTCTTAAAAGCTATTGGGTATCTTATTCCTCTTATGGATGCAGAATATGCCAACTACTATACCAGAGAAGTGATGTTAATCCTCATTCGAGAATTTCAGTCTcctgatgaagaaatgaagaaaattgtGCTGAAG gTGGTAAAGCAGTGTTGTGGAACAGATGGTGTAGAAGCAAACTACATTAAAACAGAGATTCTTCCGCCTTTTTTTAAACACTTCTGGCAACACAGAATGGCTTTGGATAGAAGAAATTACCGTCAG ttAGTTGATACTACCGTGGAGTTGGCAAACAAAGTAGGTGCGGCAGAAATTATATCTAGGATTGTGGATGATCTGAAAGATGAAGCTGAACAGTACAGAAAAATGGTGATGGAGACAATTGAGAAGATTATGGGCAACTTGGGAGCCGCAGATATTGATCATAAACTTGAAGAACAGTTGATTGACGGCATTCTTTATGCTTTCCAGGAGCAGACTACAGAG GACTCAGTAATGTTGAATGGCTTTGGCACAGTGGTCAATGCTCTCGGCAAACGAGTCAAACCTTACTTGCCTCAGATCTGTGGTACAGTTTTGTGGCGTTTAAATAACAAATCAGCAAAAGTTAGGCAACAGGCAGCTGACCTGATCTCTCGAACTGCTGTTGTCATGAAGACTTGTCAAGAG gaAAAATTGATGGGGCACTTGGGCGTTGTTTTGTATGAATATTTGGGTGAAGAGTACCCTGAAGTATTGGGCAGCATTCTTGGAGCACTGAAGGCCATTGTAAATGTAATAG GTATGCATAAGATGACCCCACCAATTAAAGATCTCCTGCCTAGACTCACCCCCATCTTAAAGAACAGGCATGAAAAAGTACAAGAGAATTGTATCGATCTTGTCGGACGCATTGCTGACAG ggGAGCTGAATATGTGTCTGCGAGAGAATGGATGAGGATTTGCTTTGAGCTTTTGGAGCTCTTAAAAGCTCACAAAAAAGCTATTCGTAGAGCCACAGTCAACACATTTGGCTACATTGCAAAGGCCATTGG CCCTCATGATGTCTTGGCTACACTTTTAAATAACCTCAAAGTTCAGGAAAGGCAGAACAGAGTTTGTACCACTGTAGCAATAGCTATCGTCGCAGAAACATGTTCACCCTTCACAGTACTACCTGCCTTAATGAATGAATACAGAGTTCCTGAGCTGAATGTTCAAAATGGAGTGTTAAAATCACTTTCCTTCTTATTTGAATATATTGGTGAAATGGGAAAGGACTACATTTATGCTGTAACACCATTGCTTGAAGATGCTTTAATGGATAG GGACCTTGTACACAGGCAGACGGCTAGCGCGGTGGTGCAACACATGTCACTCGGGGTGTATGGATTTGGTTGTGAAGATTCACTGAATCACTTGTTGAACTATGTATGGCCCAATGTGTTTGAGACCTCTCCACATGTGATTCAGGCGGTTATGGGAGCCCTGGAGGGCCTGAGAGTTGCTATCGGACCATGTAGAATGTTGCAGTATTGTTTACAG GGTCTGTTTCACCCGGCCCGGAAAGTCAGAGACGTGTACTGGAAGATTTACAACTCCATCTACATTGGTTCTCAGGACGCGCTCATAGCACATTACCCAAGAATCTACAATGATGATAAGAACACCTATATTCGTTACGAACTTGACTATATCTTATAA